In Oncorhynchus mykiss isolate Arlee chromosome 19, USDA_OmykA_1.1, whole genome shotgun sequence, the sequence GGTTTGAGGGACTCGGGAGTAGGACTATTGGACAGATAGGATAGAGGTAGTTTAGGACGAGGGAGTGGAAGGTGAGGGGATAGTGTTAAGTGCATATCTAAGATAAGATAAAGACTTTAGCTGGTTGATAGGAAGGATCCATTAGTAGACTGGGTCATTTCAACTCTTCAGCAAAGAGCTAGATGTCTATGAAGTTAAACAGGCCTTGTCTAAAAGTTGAACACAGTTTGACTGCGATGAGGCCTGGCCTGGGTCATACTTAAAATGTCAGCAGATGGACAGTTTGCAGAGCTCAGTCAGTGGGTTCTGTATTGATTTGAACAAGGTGACTTACTGAGGCGACTTAGCACCATGTCGCCCTTGCCCTGCTGCTTGCTGTGAGGAGGGCGTTAAGTTAGAGTGCGTCCCAAGTGGCACCTTATTCTCCATATAGTGCATTACATTTGATCAGAGCCTTAtggatcctggtcaaaagtagtgcactataaagggaatagggcgcTGTTTGGGACACACCCTCAGTTAAATAATCCTCATTAGGTCTGCCATGCAGCACAGAGTTGAGGTAATTAGAGACGCCATCTGTCCAGGACAAGGACCGTTTACCGTCAACACTGTCACCATCAACACTGTCAACATGACGGTGGCCATCTTAGTCTCGAGGAACCAAacaccatgtctgtgtccctgatGGATACGTTTGTGACACCATCTGTGACTCCTCTCAGTAACACCATCACGTGACCCCTTAACCACCAAAGTCAATTGACAAAAACAATCAACAAAGTCCACATGGATACACTATGAAGTGTAGCTTCAGTGTAACTACTCGTTTCATTATGAAACTACCTTCTTCCAATATGTATGATATATTGCAGGCATTAGTGTTTTATTGTATGTTTCCTGGTACCCACTCACTACTTAGCTAGCACGCATGTTCAAAGTTTGTGTCTTCTGCTTATCGCCTCTCCAGTGTGTAGGGTCCTCCAGACTGAAAAAGAgagacagcagtgtgtgtgtatctggtaacCCACAGTACAGGAGAACTGCTGTGCTGGCATTGCACACCGTGACCATGTGTTTAATGGTTTCCCTACAAACCGGAGAGCAAACATCCCCTCGAGCCGTGCagcgaggggtgtgtgtgtgtgtgtgtgtgtgtgtgtgtgtgtgtgtgtgtgtgtgtgtgtgtgtgtgtgtgtgtgcgtgtgtgtgtgtgtgtgtgtgtgtgtgtttcttcgcTTCCTCAATGTAAACATGATGACTGAAGTATCCGTCTATTCTCAGTCTACTTTCAGTCTTGTCGGTCAATAATGTACTGACACCTCTAAACCAACTCTGCAGAGGTTCCTGAACCTGAACCACCATCACCAACATCCATCAACATCCATCACGTTCAACACACTCTCAAACACTCTTGTGAATACTAGCTGCAACTATTAAAGTCATGCTCTAGAGCTTTtatataatttcagccagtagttttgaaagtagtgCTTACAAGCCGAAACGGGTCCTCGAAAATTGTGTACTACGTGATTGTGATATGTCAAGtcctgcaaaaaaatatatatatatgtatatatatatatatatatatatatatatatatatatatatatatatatattttagtgcAATTcggatatgttacgaattccaatgaATACAATATGTAACGAATTTGTAAGTGCTTAAGATCCCGGAATTCCTCTTTAACTTCTTCTAGTGAGTAAAATAATATAGGAACCTCAATAATACCCATTTTATTTCCTCTCTCTACTAACCATGACTGCCTTCCATCAAATCTTGTCAAGCATTTTCCTTGAAGTACCTTCGCGGACAGGATGTGTGGAAAGGTGTGAGGATGAGGAAATTCACCGGAATTACCCACATCCACATACTTTTACATCCCTTATCTACCACTCATCACTAACAGCACTGTGAAATTCCTCTGGACCCGGTCAGACCAGTGTTATTACTATGTAACAGGGCATGACAGGCAGGCCTAGTTAACTTTTCAAGGAGATGTTTAAGTATAGTATACTAGCTGACAATGAACAGACAAATAAGCATCTTACACATTTTACATTAGGTTGCACTGCACATGAGTGTCTTGTGACAGAGGACACAGGGCAAAAATGTGGTTGTAGGTGCCTGACGAGATTAGATTGAAATGCTGAGCGCAATCAACGGTTGGGGAGGAACATTGTTTTAAAGACTTTTCAGGTTTTGTGGAGTTTTCTGACTCACAGGCCAGAAGGTCATACATGGCCTGGGCGTGTCCCTGGCCTGACTCCTTTCTGAAAGGACGGCTATTATCAATACTTCAATACTTCAATTCACACCTCCAAGTAACTTGTGTTCTAGGCTATAGGCATATTAAACTCTCATTCACTTTCTCTACTCACACACCCAGCTAGGGTAGATTCCTAATGGCTCATGTTTCATATGCAGGCTATACATTCAACAAATATATAATCTCAACCATTTATGCATGTTAGGCTGATAACAAACTAAAGATGTAGCCTGTAAAATGAagatcctcatcatcatcaatattaaGGGGAACATTGGGGATCTTGTGGCACTCTGTAGATAGAATCACCCACAGATATCCTAGAATTCATAGGATTCTATATGTACAGTCATTATTATATGGACTCACCATTCAGTCCATTAGGAATGCGCAGGTGGATGTGTGACGCCAGCGATAGGTCGTCCATAGACCTCCGCAGGGATGCTATTTTTCCCTCGTTTGGCTTGTGTacgtggttgtggtggtggtcagGACTACCGGCGCTGCCGGTGCTGGAGGTACTGCTCCCGTCCCCGACGTCCCTAACGGTTCCAGTGCCCCCGTTCAGGTTGGTCAGGCTGGACTGGGAATCTATGGAGCTCCGTGACCCGGCTCCGTTCCTCTCCTCATCCAGCATCAGAATGATCTCTTTCAGTTCCAGGTTTTCCCGCATCACAGAGTCCTGGTTGGCTTCCAGATCCTTCAGCTTCTGATGGTACACCCCGACATCCTTCCACATCGATCCGGCGGTGTAGCGGCCGAAGCGTTGCCACTCCCGTGACAGCTTCTTGCCCTTCTGTCGGTCGTCGTCCAGGAAACAGCAGAGCTCCCGGAGTTCGTGGTTATCATCCTGAAGCTTCTGGTTGATCTCTTTGAGGCTGCGGATCTCATGGAGATGGACCTGTAGTCTCCGGTTCACATCTTTCATCATGTTCCCGTGCTCCACCATTAAGTACATTTTCTCGTTATCCGTTTTCCGTAGCCACCTGATCAGCTCGTCTTTGCCGAGCCTGGAGAGCTCCTCTCCGGAGAGCTTGCTTAAGTCATCCCGCAACGGTCCGCCTGGGGCATTTTTGGCCATGTTCCCCTCCTGATGTTGCGCTATATGGGTGAGTTCGATGGTAGCTTACAGTGTCCGGATCTATAGGATGTCTAACCGAGCCTCAACGGTGACTTTGTAAAAGAAAATCAAATCCATGATAGATGAAATTATTCCAATGCGACATGAAGGGTAAAGATTAATTCAACACTGGGAAGGAATGTGGAGCCTAATAAAAGCGCCTTGGAGCTAAGCAGGTGACCCAAAttggcaggcaagcaggcaggcaacAGAACCGTAATCCCCTTGTAAAATTCAGCAAAATCGCAAAAAAACAGTTTTTCGTTTTCATCCCGGTACCTCCTCTCTGAGACGCCTTACTCGCTTTAACGCACTGGACAGACGTGGAGAGAGGCGGTCTTCTTGGACACCGGATTCACCAACCACAGACTGGAAAGGATCTCCCACAGCCTCGCTGATCGCCAACAAGCGCTGCGTAAATCCGTGATGTCAGAGGTCGCGTGTGTCCACAGCACGGGCTTGCTTTCAGCCAGGCAATATTCAAAAGAAagttccagaaatgttccaattAAGCAATCCCGCGGACGAGCTCGTATATAAATTCCTAATTTTCAAGCAAGCCGAAAGTGCACTATATGGATACATTATAGCATTCTCGTTAAATGTTGTCCTCCATCATGGCAGTTAGGTTGGAATCTGATGGATTAAActcgccctctcctctcctcatcatgTGGCAGCTTCGAGCTGaacgcctcgatcacaccgaGAGTGAATtaattttggtacaccagaaggaCATTCAATTACATTAATCTCCAATTAAatgctgcgtttgccttgcagcattgctttgcagaggcagttgcagtgcgttctgtgtggtgaaCACATTACGCTTCCCCAATCAaacacaccgacagcgtcattgcGCAAATAGTACGCAGCaccatctggatatgtgtgcaacaaaagttcaacattcaccttctgctaccatttctgtcaagcttCTACTCATACAGTTTGACTCATATGTTCGATAAATCCTATTTATGCACCTCACTGAaagcactgcaactgcctctgcaacgcaatgctgcaaggcaaacgcagcatTTAATTGGAGATTAATGTAATTCTGGTGTCCCAAAATGCAATTTTGCTGTCGGTGTGTTCAAAGTGTTAGATTTATCAAATGTATGTGACAAACTGTATGTGcatagacggcttgacagaaatggtagcagaaggtgaatgttgaattTTTCTTGCACATCTAGATGACGCTGAGTACTATTTTGCGCAATGCCACTATCATTGGTAAGCAGCATCATCTatatatgtgtgcaacaaaagttccacattcaccttctgctaccatttctgtcaagcttCTACTCATACAGTTTGAAGcatatgttttgttttatttacttaaaatatatatatgttttggcCTAAAGTGAATATTCTGGCTGCCTCTCTTTTTCAAATGATTGATCTGTGGAAATTCGCCATATATCTCATCACATATAATTTTATCAGTAAGGAGAAGTCTTTTGATTGGTACAGCTTAGTTGATGACAATAATTATTGTTGTATTTTCTCACAAGACTCCAATTACACTCAAatgaatgatataatataacatttCACTTCTTTACATCAAGTTTCCCAGTACAATTTAAGActatacagtagaaaaagtcaaaTTCATACTTTTGAAtgctaatgtaaaatatatacattttgtcAACTTTATTTATTTTCATCCAAATAGCAGTTTCAAATCATAACATTTTTCAATTGCCCTTCATTTTTACCATTGATGACAATGCTACATTTAACCCTTCAGCCTGTTAGATTTAACCCTGCCTATGGGGTCAATTGTAACATTTCACTTCCAACACTCTCGGTTGAATTGTAAGCTACTGGTATGCCCAAGCTAGCGACTTCTAGCTATTCGCTGGTGCAggtggggacacttcaggctgaggagtaagcttcacacatccccatgtgctacacTTGTCCTGATTGTTATACAGTTGTCAGTGGGAGTTGGAATTCATcgggttttatttatttttttaaacacaattCTATGCATCCCTAGCCAAAATGAAGAAATCTGCCATGCAATCTGCTCTTTATCCGTGAACAAACAACTGCTCCCTTGGAGGAGGTCAAGTAAAAAGCACGTTTTACAAAAAAACTGCGGCTTGCGGCACCTAAagaaaacaacacagttacagaGGACAAACATATGTGCAAGGTACGCATTAAAGAATGGAAATTTCTACAAGTAACAACTGATATCGACTCGATGTCGGAGGTACACTCCGCTAAAACTCATCGCAAATCAACTCCattgagatatactgtatacGGAGTTGAGTTTACTCAGCAAGTGGAAACATAGCCTAGTTGGAGCAGGTAGATACAAGTAGATCCTTCCCACTGGGCACGCATTGGTTGAATgaacgttgtttccatgtaatttcaattaCTTTGAACCAACGtgaaatagatgttgaattggtgtctgtgcccagtgggttgtgcgTTGGTCCCACTGTTGAGTCTTTTTAAAGGGTCAGCTGGCAGATGCAGAAAGTAAAGTGATTTGGTCGTAAACAATAAACCTATTTGGAATGCATTAACCAAATACCAGGCCACAATACGCCTATTGCCCATCATTTCCTGGATCTTACACCACTGCTAcgctctgttgtcatctatgcatagtcactttaataactctacctacatgtacatacaaccTGAACTAACCggtgaccccgcacattgactctgtatcggtaccccctgtttatagtctcgctattgttatttcactgctgctcttaaattactttttacttttatctcttattcttatccgtattgtTTTTGAAAATGCGTGGTTGGTTAGGGGCtcggaagtaagcatttcacatgtgactaataacatttgatttgatatattatatatatatataatggcaaCTCTTTAGGCTACTGGCTAGTATGCCTAATATTAGAGTTATAACAGTAGGCCTAACTTTGATGCTGTGTATGGAAGTATTTTGTGGAATGTGACAAATGGGTGTGTAATGAACAAATAAAACATATTCTAGTGTAGCATAATTCATTATTGGCTATGGCTGTAGATACAGATGTCGTGCTTGGTGGAGTCCTCTCATTATTTGCCTGGGAGTTTGATGCATGATTATTATGCATATAGGCCTATGATCAATATATTCTTCCTCATTCACCCTGATCTAAATTAGCACAAGAGTTGACTGTCGGGCTTTGCAGAGGGGTGAGGCCACGGAGAACGATACGATATTGATTGTAAAGCTTAAAATCTGATAACCAAGATTATGATCAATAATAATATTATGATAACATTACTTGAAAGTGGTTGATAGTTTACTAAAGTTCAATAAATTGTGGGGCCATGGGATTGGGACGTGATGGGACGTTATGCGACAAAACAATATTTCAATAATATTGTGTGAACAGGTTGCCATCTAGTGGCAAAGGCAACAATACACCAAAAACTGCAACACAGTAGCAACAAGGCAATTGTAGAAATGTTTCAATTCCATCATGCCACTATAGGATATATTGCTTCAAAACCCCCGTCATGCAATGCAGAAACAAAGACATTCCTAAGAATATCTTGACCAAAAACAAATTAAGTATATAAAAAAATGTTCAGTCAAAGAACGAAAAATTTTATTTTTCTTGTGTGGAATTAGACATATCTATTATTTCCATTCATGTGGAACATAATAACACATTACCTAATTTCTATTAAAAAAACGAATTAATAAGAGTGTATTTAATTGACTgacagataataataataataatagctagGGGAAATGACAACAGCCTTTATTAAGTCATATTTAGCTTCTCCTCGAGAGACAAGCAGACACCAATGGAAGTCCCTCACTAATGTGTCAACTTCCCTTGTGTTTCTTTGCTTCTTATTGCATTAGGCCTCTTTCCAATGTCATGATGCTTGTCTGAAAACACTGAACTAATGTTTCAGACAGGACAGATACAATGACTTCCTCTCCTATTATTGTATGTTTTGTGCGGGTCTGAAggcatatacagtgccagtcaaaagtttggacacaccagggtttttctttatttttttaaaactattttctatgttgccaagagtgtgcaaatctgtcatcaacgtgaagagtggctactttgaagaatctcatcttgcttaacacttttttggttgctacatgattccatatttgttatttcatcgttttgatgtcttcactaatattctacaatgtagaaaatagtacaaataaagaaaaccacttgaatgagtaggcgtgtccaaactgttgactggtactgtaggggATACGAATAGTGGTGCAAAAATGACTTAGATACGTCTGTGGTCAAGCATAACTACAGAACAGATAAAATAGCAAAAGAAGCCATGGCATTTCTCAAGACGGGGAGAAatgggtagatcagctttaatactgctgatagattgtagcttccatcaatgtaattgtctgcataatttccaatccctcatatattttattgtaaatatatacataccatatatacatatatatacataccatATCTAAGCACCATATAActcattttataagagattctccaaaattgaaatataaagtcagctatgaataccagAACTGGTTTCCCAAAtgtttcatagtgttctattgtttccagtttatattatctccaatatattgtccatgtaaaaaaaacctgtctgattaggattaataatatccgacaatacctttttaattctatgcgctatgcattttttttggggggggggggggattgtggCATCACTACACTGAAGTGTAAGGGTCTCAaa encodes:
- the ccdc85ca gene encoding coiled-coil domain-containing protein 85C-A isoform X1, whose product is MAKNAPGGPLRDDLSKLSGEELSRLGKDELIRWLRKTDNEKMYLMVEHGNMMKDVNRRLQVHLHEIRSLKEINQKLQDDNHELRELCCFLDDDRQKGKKLSREWQRFGRYTAGSMWKDVGVYHQKLKDLEANQDSVMRENLELKEIILMLDEERNGAGSRSSIDSQSSLTNLNGGTGTVRDVGDGSSTSSTGSAGSPDHHHNHVHKPNEGKIASLRRSMDDLSLASHIHLRIPNGLNDPSSNYMRQLETKVSILEDDNKQLLSQQANSGDLNSLRKGLSLYHSESQLSSLTQYQQDAGQNGSGRTPSGEPSPPADYLPVGQKTEAVVHAMKVLEVHENLEKKIPEDYDKDLSEKEKAIVREMCNVVWRKLGDAAGSKPSIRQHLSGNQFKGPL
- the ccdc85ca gene encoding coiled-coil domain-containing protein 85C-A isoform X2 is translated as MAKNAPGGPLRDDLSKLSGEELSRLGKDELIRWLRKTDNEKMYLMVEHGNMMKDVNRRLQVHLHEIRSLKEINQKLQDDNHELRELCCFLDDDRQKGKKLSREWQRFGRYTAGSMWKDVGVYHQKLKDLEANQDSVMRENLELKEIILMLDEERNGAGSRSSIDSQSSLTNLNGGTGTVRDVGDGSSTSSTGSAGSPDHHHNHVHKPNEGKIASLRRSMDDLSLASHIHLRIPNGLNDPSSNYMRQLETKVSILEDDNKQLLSQANSGDLNSLRKGLSLYHSESQLSSLTQYQQDAGQNGSGRTPSGEPSPPADYLPVGQKTEAVVHAMKVLEVHENLEKKIPEDYDKDLSEKEKAIVREMCNVVWRKLGDAAGSKPSIRQHLSGNQFKGPL